The DNA region ATAATTCCGGGGAGGAAAAATAGAAACTCCAAGTTCTCCTTTTCCCGAACCATCGGAATGCCAAACTTGACCAAAAACCACCCGTTACGAGGACGACTTTGCTTACCCCTCAGATCAATCTGTTTAAAAAATCCAATCCCATCTTAGCCCAAGTTTTGGCCAACACCCGTTTGACTCCCGAACCAGGAAAAGGCAAACGTCCCGCAAAGGAAGGGGATTCTGCAGTACACCGGATCACAATTGCCGTAGACCACAATACTTACCCTTACATGATCGGGCAAAGTGCGGGAATCATTCCTCCAGGTGTAGACCCAGAAAAACAAGCCAAAGGATCAGCTGATCCGTCGTATACCATCCGTTTGTATTCCATCGCCTCACCCTCGTTTAGTTTTGGTCAGACCAAGGATAATATTGAATTTGTAGTCAAAAGAGACAATGTGTACGACGAAAATGGAAACCTAGTTCACAAAGGTGTTTGTTCCAATTACCTTTGTGATTTGAAACCAGGTGATACGGTTACCATGACAGGGCCCGCTGGAAAAAAATTCCTTTTACCCCAAGTGGATTACTCAGGAGATATTTTCTTTTTTGCAACAGGAACAGGGATCAGTCCCTTTTTTGGAATGGTGGAAGAATTACTCGTCCAAAAACTAATTTCCTTCCAAGGAAATGTTTGGTTGGTTTACGGCGCACCATATTCAGATGAAATTGTCCTTCGTGATTATTTCGAAGATATGGCAAAAAACCATCCCAACTTTCACTTTATAACGGCCATTAGTCGAGAAGAAAAAAACTCTTTTGATGGCGGAAAGATGTACATCACACACCGTGCAAAAGAAAATGCAGAATCCATTAAAAATGCTGTCAATGGAAACGGTAAGTTTTATATTTGTGGCGGCCCGAAGGGAATGGAAAAAGGAGTCATTCAAGAAATCATGTCTGCTTGCGGAACTGATCTTTCGTATGATGAATTCAAAAAACACCTAGAGGAAAAAGAACAACTTTTTGTAGAGACGTACTAAAATGGCAAAAACAGGAATCATTCGAGACATTGACAAAGGTAGAGGAGAGGTAATCCGCGTGGAAATCTCCGAATACAAAGGCCAAACTTTTTTTAATATTCGCGTTTGGTATACCGATCCGAATGGGGAATTAAAACCTACTCAAAAAGGAATCGCCATTGCGCCCGCACTCGTTGGTGACTTAAAAGAAGCCATCGAAGAAGCAGAACGTTGGTTGGCTTAAACTAACTAGGTTTTTTATCTCCTTCGTTTGCATAAATAATCCTCTGCAAAATATCTTTGGCAGAGGAAACATTTTCTGCTACACGGATGTGGTTGTACAACCGAGTGATTTCAAAAATCTTTTTTACGGAATCATGAATGTTGGCAACCACAAGTTCACCACCCCGTCTTCGTAACCAACCTACAATCTGAATCACCATTCCAATCGCTGAAGAATCAATATGTGAAGTGTTGGCAAAATCAAAAACAATATATCTGAATCCTTCTGAAAGTTTCTGTTCTATTAAAAGTTTAATTTCCGGACATTTATACAAATCAATATCCCCATTCGTGCGGTATTCAAATATTTCATCATGAAGTTTTAGATCTTTTAAATCCAACTTTTCAGGGCCTTTCATCAAAATTTGTGAATTCATAAATAGATGTTTAGAAAGATCATCGGACTTAGTGGTAATTTTAGATTCCAGTAATTGCAAACGACCAAGTACAGATCCCAGGGCATTGGGAGCAAAATGTAAATTTTCTTTTATATCATGGATCAGTCCAAATAACAAAGCTTTGGCGTCTTCACTATGGCCTTGTTTGATTAAATCCGAAATTTCTCTAATCCCACTGGTTGCATTTGTAATCAAAATTTCAACGAGAACATCTGGATCTTGTTTGCCACGATTTTTGCCTTTAGGAAACGCAAAAAAATCTTTTACGGATTCCAAAGCATTTTGTTGTAATAAATTATAATAAGATACATTCACTTCACAAAAAGGCAATTCTGATTGGTTCAATCGATCATCTATTTCCAAACGCAATACTAAATTACGAATGTCGTCGGCTCTGAGGTCACCTAACTGCAAATTGATTTTTTGCCTCGAAACTGTTTTGGAATCACCTAAAAATTCATCAAATTCCTCTGCAATTTGGTGGGATGTTTCTGATAAAACCTGTTTCAATCGAACACCGGGAGCAAATTGTAACTCCACATCGATTGCCTGTGCATACAAAGCACCGATGTCTCCAAATTCATCAAAGAAAATGTCGGATGCTTTTTCAGGATTGTCGATATAATGAAAATTTCCGCCGCCGGCTTTTGCAATCTCCACCAACATTTCTTCATTAAAATCGTTTCCCACTCCAATCGTTGTCGTAGAAATTCCTAAGGCCAAATGGTCTGCCGCTATCTTTACGAGTGCTTCTTTTTCTTTAATTCCTGAAGTAGGATTTCCATCGGTAAGTAATAAAACTCGTTTGTATGCATTGGGAATTTTAGATTGGTTAAGATTTTTTAAAGCAGAAAGCCATCCCCCGCTTAAATTTGTAGAAGTAGCAACTTGGATATTACGAATTTTATCAGTCACAGAGATTTTTTCTGTTAGGTGAGTGACAGGTAGAACAATTTGTACATCTGCAGAATAAGCCACAATCGAAACGGCATCATTTCTTGTGAGCCAATTCACAAGGGCACATGAAGCATCAATCACTGCTTCCATTTTTTCACCCTTCATTGACCAACTTTTATCGATGGTTAGACCAATGACCAAAGGTTTACGATCATCGGTATTTGGGTTGGCAGGA from Leptospira noumeaensis includes:
- a CDS encoding FAD-binding oxidoreductase, yielding MLTPQINLFKKSNPILAQVLANTRLTPEPGKGKRPAKEGDSAVHRITIAVDHNTYPYMIGQSAGIIPPGVDPEKQAKGSADPSYTIRLYSIASPSFSFGQTKDNIEFVVKRDNVYDENGNLVHKGVCSNYLCDLKPGDTVTMTGPAGKKFLLPQVDYSGDIFFFATGTGISPFFGMVEELLVQKLISFQGNVWLVYGAPYSDEIVLRDYFEDMAKNHPNFHFITAISREEKNSFDGGKMYITHRAKENAESIKNAVNGNGKFYICGGPKGMEKGVIQEIMSACGTDLSYDEFKKHLEEKEQLFVETY
- a CDS encoding transcriptional coactivator p15/PC4 family protein, with amino-acid sequence MAKTGIIRDIDKGRGEVIRVEISEYKGQTFFNIRVWYTDPNGELKPTQKGIAIAPALVGDLKEAIEEAERWLA
- a CDS encoding anti-sigma factor antagonist (This anti-anti-sigma factor, or anti-sigma factor antagonist, belongs to a family that includes characterized members SpoIIAA, RsbV, RsfA, and RsfB.), with the protein product MFVDAKLEYPIIQENEIQETHLLLRFRTPANPNTDDRKPLVIGLTIDKSWSMKGEKMEAVIDASCALVNWLTRNDAVSIVAYSADVQIVLPVTHLTEKISVTDKIRNIQVATSTNLSGGWLSALKNLNQSKIPNAYKRVLLLTDGNPTSGIKEKEALVKIAADHLALGISTTTIGVGNDFNEEMLVEIAKAGGGNFHYIDNPEKASDIFFDEFGDIGALYAQAIDVELQFAPGVRLKQVLSETSHQIAEEFDEFLGDSKTVSRQKINLQLGDLRADDIRNLVLRLEIDDRLNQSELPFCEVNVSYYNLLQQNALESVKDFFAFPKGKNRGKQDPDVLVEILITNATSGIREISDLIKQGHSEDAKALLFGLIHDIKENLHFAPNALGSVLGRLQLLESKITTKSDDLSKHLFMNSQILMKGPEKLDLKDLKLHDEIFEYRTNGDIDLYKCPEIKLLIEQKLSEGFRYIVFDFANTSHIDSSAIGMVIQIVGWLRRRGGELVVANIHDSVKKIFEITRLYNHIRVAENVSSAKDILQRIIYANEGDKKPS